The DNA segment GCTCGACGTCGATGTTGCCGCGGGTGGCCTTGGAGTACGGGCAGAACTGGTGCGTCGCCTCGACCAGCTGCCGCCCGGTCTCGCCCGCGAGGGCGTCCGGCAGCTCGACGCGCATGACGACGGCCAGCCCGAAGCCGGTGTCGTCCTTGCCGATGGAGACCTCGGCGGTGACCGAGACGTCCTTGGTGTCGAGCTTCATCTGGCGGCCGACGTTGCTCATCGCGCTGGCGAAGCAGGCCGCGTAACCGGCGGCGAAGAGCTGCTCCGGGTTGGTGCCGGCGCCGTTGCCGCCGAGGGCCGGCGGCATGGCCAGGGCCAGGTCGAGCTGGCCGTCGGAGCTGACCGCCCGGCCCTCGCGGCCGTTGGCGGTGGCGACAGCGGTGTACAGCGCGTCCATCACAGTTCCCCTTCGGTGGCGCGGCGGCCGCTTCCCGGCCGCCGACAGGCATCACAGTGACACACATTTAAATTGCCCGCAACTCGATTGTGCACAACTAAATGATTCGGCGAGCTAACCTGGACCCATGACCTCCGCCACCAGGCCCCCGGTGCCCGACTCCGAACTGCTCCGCCTCGACCACCAGGTCTGCTTCTCGCTGCACGCCGCCTCGCGGGCCTTCGGCGGCGTCTACCGCGACGCCCTCAAGGATCTGGGCCTGACGTACCCCCAGTACCTGGTCATGCTGGTCCTGTGGGAACACGGCTCCCAGCCGGTCAAGGCCATCGGCGAACGGCTCCGGCTGGACTCCGGCACCCTCTCCCCGCTCCTCAAACGCCTGGAGACGGCCGCCCTGGTGCGCCGCGAGCGGAGCACCGAGGACGAGCGTTCGGTCACCATCCACCTGACCCCCGCCGGCGACGAGCTGCGCGAGGCCGCCCTGCCCGTCCCCCGCAGGATGCTGGCCGCCACCGGCCTGACCATCGAGGAACTCCGCACCCTCCAGGGCCTGTTGGGGCGGGTGACCAGCGCCCTCGACC comes from the Streptomyces angustmyceticus genome and includes:
- a CDS encoding organic hydroperoxide resistance protein, which encodes MDALYTAVATANGREGRAVSSDGQLDLALAMPPALGGNGAGTNPEQLFAAGYAACFASAMSNVGRQMKLDTKDVSVTAEVSIGKDDTGFGLAVVMRVELPDALAGETGRQLVEATHQFCPYSKATRGNIDVELVVE
- a CDS encoding MarR family winged helix-turn-helix transcriptional regulator is translated as MTSATRPPVPDSELLRLDHQVCFSLHAASRAFGGVYRDALKDLGLTYPQYLVMLVLWEHGSQPVKAIGERLRLDSGTLSPLLKRLETAALVRRERSTEDERSVTIHLTPAGDELREAALPVPRRMLAATGLTIEELRTLQGLLGRVTSALDRA